The DNA region accctgtcctggtcttcggacattcatacctgtcttcctgaatcgctgcaacattctggacacacttgtatgggaaactccaaacttttctgcaattcttgtgtatgtccacccttcttttcgcaaaactaccgcttgggcacattcctcttgggtcaaattgcgtgtttcgcgttgcatagcgatcgagtgtggaaaatcaaacgaaagaaaaactattgatcactagaattgatcgagaacaactgattttagaatggagccaatacatccaaaatctgataatatcatctttttttattcctgctgggaaaaaacatctgtattgaagaaatatggataacatatgcatgcataattctgataaaaataattatcattgagaacaccttcagctgtagaataaatttgagatttccataatgtgcgttaatttttttttgcgcagtgtatacttgccattcacttttattttagcactcgcttggccatggaaattcgacacattccattctgtatagtacgaaaatgtggggttatgaagcttgtcaaaacatttttgttgtccgttctacgtaaaagtctcagtaattacgtattttatcaaaatgtcgaatcacttcggaaaatataaaataatcaaaaataggtgacgaacataatcgacgtttacacaaactgattgaagggatgccaaatctagttatttgcatggaaaatacaagtgatcagtttttaaattatattttggGTCTCCcgatagaaggaaattctttgtcatcctcttcattcacaatctttcagattgttgaaaaattcagctaaaatataagtcgtttagactTGAATTCACTCaatttgaatatgttcgctaccgtctgatatattgcaGATAAATATTAAAATATCAGGGTTAGGTACCTACTAATTGAATGagaggacctgaattctgaatagcatttcctgaaaccctgtcttctctctttttcaatcactttcggcatttttgtaatattaatggaggacttccctacatgtttgccaacctagaaaagggtctaaaaggtctaccatcagggaatgattgctttctaacgaaacctacttcattctttccgcaatgatcaaatatatttatgaaattctatcgagctttctagagtttactgttaaaaagaaaaaaagattttcataacctcgattgctgattggttgaaatttatgttggtatcactacttcttgtgacaatcgacatatttcattggcaaatgtcatttttactgatatatataatattaatattgtctgctgtatagcttacaaaatacaagaaaacaagaatgcgttcaagcaaagattgtgcacataaccaaaactttgcccataacctaacagattacttttttcttcttgacatttgccaacgaaacatgtcaattgtcacaagaagtagtaataccaacataaatttcaaccaatcagcaatcgaggttatgaaaatctttttttctttttaacagtaaactctagaaagctcgatagaatttcataaatatatttgatcattgcggaaagaatgaatagaataatagaataaagataataataaataatagaatgaagtaggtttcgttagaaagcaatcattccctgatggtagaccttttagacctttttttaggttggcaaacatgtagggaagtcctcttaattgatattagttgtggcaacggcgttatgacattaacgacatttcatgactgccaaccttaccccgttctagttacaaaaacttgagaaaattatttcaaggccAACCGagttctaaaataaaagtgaatggagtatacttattCGTGTCAAGGAATTCCATACATTTAAAAATTATCACATACATTTTTCCGTGTTCCAGACAACTTCATTGCTGAACCGTATCAGAGCCAACAGGAAGAAAGTAGCAGCTGTCGATGACGTCGAAATGGATTCAGTTTTCAGCAACTTGCAGTCGCGCAGAATGATCAACAGATCTGAAAAAATCTTGGACAGTGTTGGAATAAACGATAACTCTCGTAGGGCACTAGACGAACAGGTTTCTTTCAAAAGGGAAATGAAGTTGGCTCAAGAAAGAAACAACAACGACTTGACTAAATGGAAATCTTTAGACTTCGAAGCTGATAAGGAATCAGCAGCAGCTGTTCGTGCAAGGCAGACCAAAAATCGCCTTCATGATATCGAGGATGAAATGACCGACCTTGCTGAGAGACAAGAAGCAAGGAAACGCAGAGTTGCTAAGTTCAAAGCTATGGTCGCAGAGAATTCTGAGGAGAGCGAATCGGTTGGAAAGGCTATGCATTCCCTTTCCCTCAGCAGCCGTAAAGAAGAGAAGACTGTTCATTTCTAACATGGTAATAGATTGAGCTGCTCAAAACGCTgtgttttgaaaaaattccgaaTTTTTGGAGTTAATAAAAATTGGAATCGTTTTGCTTTTTTGTTCATGATCTTATCACATTTCAATGTGAAAGTTTTTAATATTCAGTACCTACTAGATGTCAGAGTTGCTAACGAGAATCCAACTTCATAATTCCCCTCTCGTAGAAGCCCTTGTCCCTATTGGCAAAAAACTCGGGCTACCAATTTTCACATTATTGAAGCCCAAATTTTACCCAAGCGCGTTGGCCATATCGTCCAATATAAGGACAGACTGGTCTTATATTATGCAGGTAATAGACGGAgaggcagagccaaaaaaagtctctgaatttattaagcctggttttttctcaggtgattacaattataatatacaataaaatgctgcggtcagtcaagtggatgttagaacatgtgcctctggtgcgcgatcaaacatgtcgtgatcaccgacataataaaatcaatttcttaaggctgaaactttattaacttttgttttttggtatgtaaatcaaaattatgatagtcagtcaacgtccaatcgggacacagctggtcagtcagcattAATGCGCGTAGATAGAAATTGGGACCAGGAATCATCAAATGATGATTAATGTCAGTAGAATGCatcaaaaattgtgaaattctgtttgcaatgctcttcctggactgcatgctttaactggatgtgattttaacccagctttttatgagaaaggtaaaaaaaaacctctgcagataatgaagcagagcgaagattttcaaaaaacattcgctgaccttggacttgcagatgaaagcaaccagaataatatGTTAAAGGATTTGTTTCCCATTTGTAtgtcttgaaaaaaataaaatcaattgacgaggcaagattcgttttatttcCTAAGACGTATAAATGTCTTAGTACCACAAACGATAtcgttttaaaattaaaataatcaatgtAGAAGGGTCGAGTATGCCACCATGCCAATCATAgacatattaataataataataagtctatgatgccaatcagaattgatgcagcagttcttAAGAGCGAGATTCATTACAAATATTTGGCGTAATGCTCACCTTCAAATTCCAACGGAGCTATCTTCTACTGACAACGGCTGGAAATTGGTGCATGAGAAATATGAGTGTGATTGGTTCAAAGGCGATCAATTACCAGAACTTGTACAAGATGTTATTATTCAACctttacaagaaaatacaggtatagaaatatctttatctgaattaaacaatcacaaatttatttattttttagattctgcaaCACCTGAGCTTGACTTGTCAGATCACGATAGTGAGAATAATGATATGAAAGATATTCAGATGATAAATTATGTGATGATTATTTATAGCTTGTTATCTctaatgaattaaatgaatattagttaaaaatgtttgaaaatcaaggGGTTCTTACCTGTGCGTATACCTGCGTTAGTTGAGTACACTgttgatttcgaacgaattttattcCTGAGATTTTAAGGCACAATTGCGACATGGAAGTgccttattaaaataaatgtgttactttgaatgattatgatgtaatatctatagagagcgaaaaaaatttaattttttatccactgactgacgggcgttgttctacggaatggctgactgaccattttattcattaataatatagtcagtagtagttacaaaaaaattttcacgctTAATAAACGAATTGCACCCTTCTAAACGACTTTACGCCTCGCGCTACgcacattaaagctgactgaccagctgtgtcccgattggacgttgactgactatcataattttgatttacataccaaaaaacaaaagttaataaagtttcagccttaagtaattgattttattatgtcggtgatcacgacatgtttgatcgcgcaccagaggcacatgttctaacatccacttgactgaccgcagcattttattgtatattataattgtaatcacctgagaaaaaaccaggcttaataaattcagagactttttttggctctgcctcTTGGACtgtaactatacttcattcaactttattttagcagtcggttggccatggaaatttgacacatttcactctgtatagtacgaaaatgtggggttatgaagcttgtcaaaacatttttgggttttaaatcaacgctatgttgcccgttctacgtaaaagtttctgttattacgtattttatcacaatgtcgaatctcttcggaaaatatctgacgaacatgattgaagtttatacaaactgattgaaggcataccaaatccagttatttgcatggaaaatacaagagatcagtataatataataatatgcactagcttgaggagagataatgttcgttatcttctttggcttacatcatttgtagatttcaaaaatattaacccgaagatgaaatgcatatggttggcaatgggtatctcccgaaggaattaacagataattacaagaatgttaaatttttcaataaaaatcatcttgcatcaatataagtaaaaggagttgaaggaagttttaagttaaccctctaatacccaagtccgccttgagactggttgcatataagtggatacaaaattattctgcccatgtccgccttcagtataggttcattttgtgagaacaggtgttaatgtaaatcagttaactatttgcgaaaaaaagaagtagattacataagctaatttgaaactatacggaaataattataaaaaaggaaaaaaaacttgggcattagagggttaagatgcaacttcacctttgaacaaaaatttcacatgaataaacagtaacagggcaacttgcgcgtatttgtggctattcatcttaatacattgatgtaattataataattaggtatttattagtaccttaagacatttacattgtataggacaagtcaaatgaaaaacagaaaaatccattttagggaactctccgatgacatttatcgaaaatcctgtagttaacttttcgcattaattcactcaaacataaaattcgcaaatgccaccacttttttgggtctcccaatagaaggaaattttttgtcatactcttcattcacaatctttctgattgtggaaatattcagctgaaatataagtcgtttagattcagatgaaacattattatAAATTGCTAATATGGGAATGGTGGTGGAAAAGGTCAAAATATTCGGGATTTAAACTTCCAACttagccaacgtttcggaaattatatttccatcatcagggcactgaaaatgagaaaacaaaCTCTGAAAAGTCTCTCACGATAGTGAGACAAAAGTGCAAAACATCAATACAAGGATACTTGTTACTTCTTAAAAAATTGGTAtaaaaagtgattaaaaaagaaaattacaaaattactcgaaattacaaaatatcacaaaaataaaaatgacaaaGTCAAAATCAAGAAGCACAGCACAGAGGAGAAGGAGAAGAGaaagaaaacatataaaaaacaagaattaccaaatatatgaatatgcatataaatatcaataaataaataaattaataaattaataaattgaaatgtaAAAGAAATCACAGATCAATTGATACTCACAAGATGAAATTGCTTTTCCCACagtcattgaaaaatatcatatataaaattcattaaaacaaaacaatGGTACGCTTTCATCGAGGTAAAACAATGACAACAAAGGGAGATCGGGAACATATGAAGACAAACACAGAGAAATGTGGACGGACACCGAGAAATGTTCACGTTTTCTTTCTtactttcttcaataaattatgatatattatagAAAGGTGCTGTATGTCGGTTCTAATATAtcataatttattgaagaaagtaAGAAAGAAAACGTGAACATTTCTCGGTGTCCGTCCACATTTCTCTGTGTTTGTCTTCATATGTTCCCGATCTCCCTTTGTTGTCATTGTTTTACCTCGATGAAAGCGTACCattgttttgttttaatgaattttatgtatgatatttttcaatgactGTGGGAAAAGCAATTTCATCTTGTGAGTATCAATTGATCTGTGATTTCTTTtacatttcaatttattaatttattaatttatttatttattgatatttatatgcatattcatatatttggtaattcttgttttttatatgttttctttCTCTTCTCCTTCTCCTCTGTGCTGTGCTTCTTGATTTTGACtttgtcatttttatttttgtgatattttgtaatttcgagtaattttgtaattttcttttttaatcactttttaTACCAATTTTTTAAGAAGTAACAAGTATCCTTGTATTGATGTTTTGCACTTTTGTCTCACTATCGTGAAGGGAGAGACTTTTCAGAGtttgttttctcattttcagtgccctgatgatggaaatataatttccgaaacgttggctaaGTTGGAAGTTTAAATCCCGAATATTTTGACCTTTTCCACCACCATTCCCATATTAGCATTGTTGATGTGAGGTCACCAGTTTACAGattcattattataaattaacttacattgaatatgttcgctaccgtctgacgtattgtggattttagaatatcagggtataactatttgaatgagcggacctgaattctaaatagaacttcctgaaaccctgtctcttttttcaatcactttcggcattttcgaattttcgtaataaaaattgatattagttgtggcaacggcgttatgacattaacgacatttcatgagtgccaacctaacttcgttctagttacaaaaacttgagcaaattatttcatggccaaccgaccgctaaaataaatttgaatgaagtatagtaaaaaattcatcaatccaTTTATTCCTCAGGCGTTTTCGGACAACCTAGAATTTCTTcatgaactttttagggttttcactcccaatctctgaaacaaaatcaattaaaaatgaaatcaacgatttgctcctgcgtaaattcttgcactaatttgtcaggagcaaattaactagaaaaaattgttgcctgacaattgtggcttttgtttgacaattaatgtcaaacaaaagccacaattcagaagattttcaaaaatagatttttcgtctgatgaagcagtctgatatagactccgaaacgttacaacttagaattataatttcaacgttatttattttgagttcattgtcaggcaacaattttttctagttaatttgctcctgataaattagtgcaagaatttcgcaggagcaaatcgttgatttcatttttaattgattttgtttcagagattgggagtgaaaaccctaaaaagtttatgaagagatgcagaatcctcctagaataaatttcaatcgaaaccTAGAATTTGTTGGGGATTATCCCCGATTTATCTGAAAATgacttacgaggatgtattgatatctagttagcctagaccggttccatgcatgaaaaaaaatattgcgttaccatagcaacgaacaaaaactcattagaagtgtcagtgtgaagtatgaggtcaaaaaagtaaaccagagtttcgcaataaattaaaagaaagaagatgttcaccgaaattgtggaaatcgaaaaattggagtatcgagccttcatcaagtacctgtatttaaaagggttaagaggtaagcagatttacgaagatatgcttaatacccttggtgaccaatgtctttcgtatgcgaccgtgaaaaattggaatggaacgatcgggaaggccagtttctgtgtcagtccccgaaaatatctatgcagttcatgacatgattttatcagaccgtcgaattgggctaaaatggataactgaagcactgaatatttcatacgaacgcgttcatcatatagttcacgtcaatttggacatgataaaaattgctgcaaaatggatccccaaatgtttgaatgttgaccaaaagcgtgcaagggtagatgggtagaagcatcgcgttccatctgtgctcgatttgaaaactatttcttaaaccgaattgttactatatggatgagacttgggtacatttctacgatccagaaccaaagcaacaatcgatgaaatggcgacactttggttctccaagacctaagaagtttcgtgtccaaaaatctgctgaaaaagttcttgcttcagttttttgggattgccgtagagtaatcatgattgattttttgaataaggatagaacaataaccggagattactattcgacattactgaccactctacgggaagaaaattaaagagaaaagacgcggaaagctatccaaaggtgttttgtttttgctggacaacgctcctgcacacaaatctcatgttgccatgcaaaaaattcgtgattttgggtttgaattactagaacaccccaattatattcaccagatttgtctccatccgactatcatctctttcctcaactgaaaaaaagaataaaagatcgtaaattttcttccgatgaggagataataaaagctgtggaggtctggtttgcagagctgagaaagaaatattttttttttgaaaggtctcgagacgttgcaggttcgctgtaataaatgtatctaattaagaggagaatatgttgagtaataaaatatttagacattgaaattttgtttggttctatagtaggctataGGCCTTTTCCGTACACAAATTTCAGCTACGTGACATGTAAGTCTCACTGAACGGAAAAGCCACACTTTACGTACTCGTTAGGAAAATAACTCCATTTGAAGTATTATTACATTTAGCAATGAGTACTTCGAGCTTTATTTGAAACGTTCAAAACTaccagaaaatttatttttcaatatttcatttctccacCCTCCAAATTAGTCTATCGGAGCCGAGAGTTGCAAGGTTCattgtccttgatttttctacCCAATTTGATACTGTTTTTACCCACAGTAGGTTTTGAGAAAAAGCTTGACTGATTCAGCTGACTCATTTCAAGATGATTACTACTGCTTTACTCCTAGAAATATATCAGTGAACGAATTGCTACTAGACAACAATACATGAAAACTTTATTGAATACAGTATTTTATTCGCGTTTAAGATTAAGAAAATAGCTGTGATACATCAAAATAACCATCAAAGCGAAGTAAGATTTCctctttcatttaatttcaacaatttgaaaaaatatctgtCAATTCGTCTTCTGGCATATTCTCCCTTATTTGTGCCAACCTGGATCTATTCTGCAGTTCTTGCTCGGCTTCTTTCTTTATCTGTGCGAAGATTTGACTGGCTTGCTTCGGATTTTTTTGTAATTGAGCCGAGATTTCAGGatttttgagtttttgtgctatcAATGTCAATACAGCCTGACTTTGTTGCATCGACGAACGCTGCTGTTTCAATCGATCTTGAACATCCTTCATATACTGGAGCTGTGATTGCGACAGATACTGTAGAACTGGAGCACACTGTGTTAACTCCGATGGATTAGCAGGAAGCAAAATGAATGAATCAGGGTGTTGTAACtgcaaaaaaatattaatgTGTTTTCAGTCAATCGCACCTTCTTTTGTTCATAATAAGTGATCTGAGAATTTTCAGACTTTAGGTAATGCAGTCGGGCGTGATTTAGGTATTGCTTTCTTTTTTTGGATAGGCGATAATAGtagaaaaaatggtgttcttcCGGTCTTGGATTATTTGTGCTCTAAAAAATTGACGACgtatacaaaatttcaaaaacacaCGATACATGATCTATCGAAATTACTATACAAtatactcgtacaaatattttaacactacattcttgaggtcaaaatgaacattattttgTTATACCTATTTccaattcagccctgataaaaagatatagtcattttaagttttcataatgagctctgccacccctagagaaacaaaattcacCACAGCAATACACTACAAGCTGAAtattgacactacacatctgagaATCTTTCAAACAAACTTGTATTGTGTATTCagctaaagtacccaatttttcaaatttcacagatacttttaatttttgaacattaaattactcgaaaacggcgcattatacgagaacatataaagaattcttttattttacaaaacgttcaaatatcaaTTAGATAACGCCCAAATTAGTTTCaatttgggttctttgaatttttggtattttaatgatgcaattcataatgagaaaactggaagacgtgggtgatatcttgtgttcgaaaaagattcatcaaataaatgaaaaactatactaTTTCAATTATTTAGTTACTTATAATTTTCAATGCCACCTGCTGAGATTTTGAACAATAAAAGCCCTCTTTCAATCATTTATCATCCTGAATTATCAACATACAACAAAAAATGTTCTGCCTAAGAATTATACATTTACATTTGAGAAATGTTTAATTGAACTATGAATTCGTTCAAAATTATTAAATATTGGGCAGGATGACAAGTGATATCCTTCTTCGAAATCAAAATTCACGTACATTTTCCTTATAGTATGCTTACCCGTCATTCTATCTAATatttgatgatttcattgttcaataatacatttttcaaatatacagggtgactggtgacgtAAGGGACAACGTCTAAGTGGAGATGGAGGCCCTCGatcaaactgaatgagaatttgggttttaaatgtcccataagggtattcgtttcggagatatagggtgatttatgaaaaaatgctaaatctataaactcccatatcttcgttaatatggtatatttttcgctgatatttcacaaccttgttcctataggcattcaccgccagcacaagaaaaaaaaatagaaaaatggcATGCCggattaaaaaatttcaatttacttgtcaggtgagaaatatcacacggtatatgagataaaataaattcaaatagaaatttgagaagagcggaaaaaactgatgagagatctgttttttgtttgaatgacacaaattttccattgtttttatgatatgttgaaatcagaatttttcaatatttttctatatcatgaaaaataatatttctgatGGAACAAACACTGAATCATTGAATTGCATGTGCCATCTTGAAGAGTAATTGGAAGTCAGCAAgcccacaaaatttcattataatCTGACCAATCTAAAATTAAGCCCGAAATCCATAAATATCTTGTATATCTTCGAAATTATATAATGGCATTTCGGTAAAAAAGAAGCAATTCTTCTGAGAGGGCTCTAGATGACCCTCATTCACAACTAGACTATGGTCAATCACTcgttgaaacaccctgtatattatgttCAGAATTGAGAATTATCATTGAGTAAgtattaataattttcaatggtatattatatttataatgtaccaatattgttgtattcggaatgaaatgaaatcaaTAAATGAAATAGGAAAATCAACTTTTTTGCTTTTCAAAACCAATCTCAATTCTTTCAGGAGTGGTGTTTTCTTATATCttataaaaaaatttgacttcagATTCGAACTCAGCAAATTCAAGA from Coccinella septempunctata chromosome 1, icCocSept1.1, whole genome shotgun sequence includes:
- the LOC123311069 gene encoding uncharacterized protein LOC123311069, encoding MSKNRYLTRPRTKLYDANYNIGESYYKSALDSIDRKYSPRVSSTPPRLPSAHADLLERHAKAFEEEDLTTSRKRAEKHITESNVFDTRGGLLAQKTLDDVQNDLDEETTSLLNRIRANRKKVAAVDDVEMDSVFSNLQSRRMINRSEKILDSVGINDNSRRALDEQVSFKREMKLAQERNNNDLTKWKSLDFEADKESAAAVRARQTKNRLHDIEDEMTDLAERQEARKRRVAKFKAMVAENSEESESVGKAMHSLSLSSRKEEKTVHF
- the LOC123320136 gene encoding uncharacterized protein LOC123320136, with translation MKVLIFLVIGFLCLSVSVADLQHPDSFILLPANPSELTQCAPVLQYLSQSQLQYMKDVQDRLKQQRSSMQQSQAVLTLIAQKLKNPEISAQLQKNPKQASQIFAQIKKEAEQELQNRSRLAQIRENMPEDELTDIFSNC